A genomic region of Sander lucioperca isolate FBNREF2018 chromosome 6, SLUC_FBN_1.2, whole genome shotgun sequence contains the following coding sequences:
- the LOC116056492 gene encoding LOW QUALITY PROTEIN: putative inhibitor of apoptosis (The sequence of the model RefSeq protein was modified relative to this genomic sequence to represent the inferred CDS: deleted 1 base in 1 codon): protein MHLCTHTHTGTNIVFVEPAGYLNMSFTAPPPSSPLSSGLEDMSHQRPTCHNPSMRREQDCQDSFHPWTLSIITPDELAKAGFYFLGQGDRVACFSCGGQLSNWEPGDRALCEHQKHYPNCRFVRGDRAAVSASGGVISQLSSAASTFSNVSNPAMQQSDERLLTFVNWPSCSPVRPDQQAKAGFYYVGRNDDVKCFCCDGGLRCWESGDDAWVEHAKWFPLCEYLLQEKGQEFVHQIQAHFPRLFEQVSREQHRNMLVVQIFKVLDQCRGPEKGGGARDAGAGYGIRWFHFCEETPGSFDPASEECGVSAGAFKSEKNIIPAATEEYSGLKAQTSPQQQTARLIELVLNKGNAAAEVFRSWIQKNDVHLLRDLMAQSNEAASPSEDLSEVPMEEQMWRLQEERTCMVCMDKEVNIVFIPCGHLVVCKECAPSLRKCPICRALVKGTVRTFLS from the exons ATGcatctctgcacacacacacacacaggcactaaCATTGTATTTGTAGAGCCAGCTGGCTACCTAAATATGAGTTTTACTGCTCCACCACCCTCCAGCCCACTCAGCTCTGGTCTAGAGGACATGTCCCACCAGAGACCAACATGTCACAACCCCAGCATGCGCAGAGAGCAGGACTGCCAGGACTCCTTTCATCCCTGGACGCTCTCCATCATAACTCCTGATGAGCTTGCCAAGGCGGGCTTCTACTTCCTGGGCCAAGGCGACCGAGTGGCCTGCTTCAGCTGTGGAGGACAG TTGAGTAACTGGGAGCCAGGTGACAGAGCTTTATGCGAGCACCAGAAGCATTATCCAAACTGTCGCTTTGTGCGG GGGGACAGAGCTGCCGTATCTGCATCTGGAGGAGTAATTTCTCAACTGTCTTCAGCAGCCTCAACCTTCAGTAATGTGTCCAACCCTGCTATGCAGCAGAGTGATGAGAGGCTGCTCACTTTTGTCAACTGGCCATCTTGTAGCCCTGTCAGACCTGACCAGCAGGCTAAAGCGGGCTTCTACTATGTAG GTCGTAACGATGATGTCAAGTGTTTCTGCTGCGATGGAGGCCTGCGATGCTGGGAGTCCGGAGATGATGCTTGGGTGGAACATGCTAAATGGTTTCCTCT GTGTGAATATTTGCTCCAGGAGAAGGGACAAGAGTTTGTTCACCAGATCCAGGCTCACTTCCCTCGGCTGTTTGAACAGGTCAGCAGAGAGCAGCACAGAAATATGTTAGTGGTTCAAATATTCAAGGTTTTAGATCAGTGCCGAGGACCAGAAAAGGGAGGAGGAGCGAGAGATGCTGGCGCAGGCTATGGCATCAG ATGGTTTCACTTTTGTGAAGAGACACCAGGCAGCTTTGATCCAGCGTCTGAAGAGTGTGGAGTCAGTGCTGGAGCATTTAAGagtgaaaaaaatattat ACCTGCAGCTACCGAGGAGTATAGCGGTCTGAAGGCTCAGACGTCACCTCAGCAGCAAACTGCCAGGCTGATAGAGCTCGTCCTCAACAAGGGAAACGCTGCAGCCGAGGTCTTCCGCAGCTGGATCCAGAAAAACGACGTACACTTGCTCAGAGATCTCATGG cccaatcAAACGAAGCCGCATCACCAAGCGAAGATCTTTCAG AAGTCCCCATGGAGGAGCAGATGTGGCGCCTGCAGGAGGAGCGTACCTGCATGGTTTGTATGGATAAAGAAGTCAACATCGTCTTCATCCCATGCGGACACCTCGTGGTGTGCAAAGAATGTGCACCGTCACTGCGAAAGTGCCCAATCTGCAGAGCCCTTGTTAAAGGCACGGTCCGAACCTTCCTCTCATAA
- the LOC116056490 gene encoding uncharacterized protein LOC116056490, giving the protein MRDAASSPPSQPSAALGQSVNYPDPVCGVIGSTVTLPCYFIPLKSVSYYGREVLIEVVRVIWCKNHETCQSVYDSKSNNNDPRYRYLGDKKGDCTLQISDLQKEDDATFLFRVEMNDPRASFTDPAGVSVIVAAALGQCVNYPDPVWAVKGSTVTLPCSFTPLKSVNDNGKEVLIEVVRVVWCNNHEFCLLTTPFVYDSESQNNDPRYRYLGDKKGDCTLQITDLQKEDDATFGFRVETNDPRATFTDPAGVRVTVVDGAQMKIRSSRDDGEFKRGEAVTLNCSAAICTIHQLEVTWFRDGSALSESGPALHLGYLTAKDSGNYTCGLKRNNRTLSVPYSLHVEDEEGLYSPSLALNNIHTADMFATFIKRLHLSVYTD; this is encoded by the exons ATGAGAGATGCTGCATCTTCGCCACCTTCACAGCCTTCTG CTGCTCTTGGTCAAAGTGTGAACTATCCAGATCCTGTTTGTGGTGTGATAGGATCAACAGTCACCCTCCCCTGCTACTTCATACCACTGAAGTCTGTCAGTTACTATGGAAGAGAAGTTTTGATCGAGGTCGTCAGAGTCATCTGGTGCAAGAATCATGAAACCTGTCAGTCTGTGTATGACAGCAAATCAAACAACAATGACCCTCGTTACAGATACCTGGGAGACAAGAAGGGAGACTGCACTTTACAGATCTCAGATTTACAGAAGGAAGACGACGCAACTTTTCTCTTCAGAGTGGAAATGAATGATCCCAGAGCATCTTTTACTGACCCAGCAGGAGTGAGCGTCATAGTCGCTG CTGCTCTGGGTCAATGTGTGAACTATCCAGATCCTGTTTGGGCTGTGAAAGGATCGACCGTcaccctcccctgctccttcacacCACTGAAGTCTGTCAATGACAATGGAAAAGAAGTTTTGATCGAG GTCGTCAGAGTCGTTTGGTGCAACAACCATGAATTCTGTCTGCTTACCACTCCGTTTGTGTACGACAGCGAATCACAGAACAACGACCCTCGTTACAGATACCTGGGAGACAAGAAGGGAGACTGCACTTTACAGATCACAGATTTACAGAAGGAAGACGACGCAACATTTGGCTTCAGAGTGGAAACTAATGATCCCAGAGCAACTTTTACTGACCCAGCAGGAGTAAGAGTCACAGTCGTAG ATGGTGCTCAGATGAAGATAAGAAGCTCCAGAGATGACGGAGAGTTTAAAAGAGGAGAAGCAGTCACACTGAACTGTTCTGCTGCAATCTGCACTATCCACCAACTGGAGGTCACCTGGTTCAGAGATGGCTCcgccctctcagagtctggccCCGCCCTACATCTGGGTTATCTGACTGCAAAGGATTCTGGGAACTACACCTGTGGTTTGAAAAGGAACAACCGCACCCTCTCCGTGCCGTACAGCCTGCACGTGGAAGATGAGGAAG gtctatacagTCCAAGTCTAGCCCTCAATAACATCCACACTGCCGACATGTTTGCCACATTTATAAAGCGTCTGCACCTCTCAGTCTACACTGATTGA